Proteins co-encoded in one Halococcoides cellulosivorans genomic window:
- a CDS encoding UbiD family decarboxylase: MGLRSVLDAHPDPTRLTQSVDPDAELPALAVQDAATPTIFESVAGYPDCRVATNCIGTRTAIRRAIDTDESLVAAMSAAMADPAPLERTVPVAAREVATDPDVREHIPIPDYYEAHDRRYLASSVVIAEDPDTGTHNLSFHRMQYLGDNEFAIRLVERHLHDIHSRTEGPTPIAVAMGVHPAVELAAATSIAPGESELELANRLHGGQLATDSLDGLTVPSESEVLMLGEITSETAEEGPFVDLSRTWDRTREQPVVRVNTLMTRPNPLVRIIVPGRAEHANLMGVPQEPRIYRIVENAVPTVANVVLTHGGCSWLHVVVAIDVRTQGDAKNAGLAALAAHPSLKRVTIVDADIDPSDPEAVEWAVATRTQPDRDVEVIEGADGSSLDPSQDFATGTTAKWIVDATRPRGPDREASEFREARIPGEDDIDLEEFE, translated from the coding sequence ATGGGACTCAGGAGCGTCCTCGACGCCCACCCGGATCCGACGCGACTCACACAGTCGGTCGATCCGGACGCCGAACTCCCGGCGCTCGCGGTCCAGGACGCCGCGACGCCGACGATTTTCGAGTCGGTGGCGGGCTACCCCGACTGTCGAGTCGCCACGAACTGCATCGGGACGCGAACAGCCATCCGCCGGGCGATCGACACCGACGAGTCGCTCGTTGCAGCGATGTCGGCCGCGATGGCCGACCCCGCACCGCTCGAACGGACGGTACCGGTCGCCGCTCGCGAGGTCGCGACCGATCCGGACGTCCGCGAGCACATTCCGATCCCGGACTACTACGAGGCCCACGATCGTCGCTATCTCGCCTCCAGCGTCGTGATCGCCGAGGACCCCGACACCGGGACGCACAACCTCTCTTTCCACCGGATGCAGTATCTCGGCGACAACGAGTTCGCCATTCGGCTGGTCGAACGCCACCTCCACGACATCCATTCGCGTACCGAGGGCCCGACACCGATCGCCGTCGCGATGGGCGTCCACCCCGCGGTCGAACTCGCCGCCGCGACGTCGATCGCCCCCGGTGAGAGCGAACTCGAACTCGCGAACCGCCTCCACGGCGGCCAGTTGGCGACCGATTCTCTCGACGGCTTGACCGTCCCGAGCGAGAGCGAGGTGCTCATGCTCGGCGAGATCACGTCGGAGACGGCCGAGGAGGGCCCGTTCGTCGACCTCTCTCGGACCTGGGATCGCACGCGCGAGCAACCCGTGGTCCGCGTGAACACGCTCATGACGCGGCCAAATCCCCTCGTGCGCATCATCGTCCCCGGGCGGGCCGAACACGCGAACCTCATGGGTGTGCCCCAGGAGCCCCGGATCTATCGGATCGTCGAGAACGCGGTCCCGACCGTCGCAAACGTCGTGCTCACCCACGGCGGGTGCTCGTGGCTCCACGTCGTCGTCGCGATCGACGTCCGGACCCAGGGCGACGCGAAAAACGCCGGTCTCGCCGCACTCGCGGCCCATCCGTCGCTCAAGCGCGTCACGATCGTCGATGCCGATATCGACCCGAGCGACCCCGAGGCCGTCGAGTGGGCGGTCGCGACCCGAACGCAGCCAGATCGCGACGTGGAGGTGATCGAGGGCGCGGACGGGTCTTCGCTCGACCCCTCCCAGGACTTCGCAACGGGCACGACCGCGAAGTGGATCGTGGACGCGACGCGGCCGCGCGGGCCCGATCGTGAGGCCAGCGAGTTCCGCGAAGCGAGGATTCCCGGGGAGGACGACATCGACCTGGAGGAGTTCGAATAA
- a CDS encoding aconitase X, whose protein sequence is MHLTTEEEALLDSSNPAERKAMNLLVELGDIYGADRLVEIGSAQASGISYKSIGDPGVQFLESFAEEGAKASVPTFTNPAGMDFEQYEAVGVDESFAQNQRRIRDALDAMGITLSFTCTPYLAGNLPRAGEHVAWAESSAVSFANSVIGAKTNREGGPSAIAAAITGRTPEHGLHLDHNRRPTHRVRVDADLDSTADIAALGSWVGRRVEDGIPYFSGIEAADTDDLKALGAAMAASGAVALYYVEDLTTDRDPPTGVESLSVGDAELDNEYDRLRTDADPDLVVIGCPHASPAEIAEIAARVDGESLDADLWVCTSAAVRAQAERNGHVATIEAAGGSVLADTCNVVAPIEAMDYAVTATDSAKAANYLPGFCEQTVVFDDRASLIEGVLA, encoded by the coding sequence ATGCACCTGACTACCGAAGAAGAGGCGCTGCTCGATTCGTCGAACCCCGCCGAGCGCAAGGCGATGAACCTCCTCGTCGAACTCGGTGACATCTACGGGGCCGACCGCCTCGTCGAGATCGGGTCCGCCCAGGCCTCGGGGATCTCGTATAAGTCGATCGGCGACCCGGGCGTGCAGTTTCTGGAGTCGTTCGCCGAGGAGGGCGCGAAAGCGTCGGTGCCAACCTTTACGAACCCGGCGGGGATGGACTTCGAGCAGTACGAGGCCGTCGGCGTCGACGAATCGTTCGCCCAGAATCAGCGCCGGATTCGCGACGCGCTCGACGCGATGGGGATCACCCTCTCCTTTACGTGCACACCCTACCTGGCGGGCAATCTCCCTCGCGCGGGCGAACACGTCGCGTGGGCGGAGTCCTCGGCAGTCTCCTTTGCGAACTCGGTGATCGGCGCGAAGACGAATCGTGAGGGCGGACCGTCTGCGATCGCCGCCGCGATCACCGGGCGAACGCCCGAACACGGCCTCCATCTCGATCACAACCGTCGGCCGACCCACCGGGTGCGCGTGGATGCCGATCTGGACTCGACCGCCGATATCGCCGCGCTGGGTTCGTGGGTCGGCCGCCGCGTCGAGGACGGGATCCCCTACTTCTCGGGGATCGAGGCCGCCGACACCGACGATCTGAAAGCGCTCGGCGCGGCGATGGCCGCCTCCGGCGCGGTCGCACTCTATTACGTCGAGGACCTGACGACGGATCGCGACCCGCCGACTGGCGTCGAGAGCCTCTCGGTCGGTGACGCGGAACTCGACAACGAGTACGACCGCCTGCGCACCGATGCCGACCCCGATCTCGTCGTGATCGGCTGTCCGCACGCCTCGCCCGCCGAAATCGCGGAGATCGCTGCCCGTGTCGACGGGGAGTCTCTCGACGCGGACCTCTGGGTGTGTACGAGCGCCGCAGTCCGGGCCCAGGCCGAGCGTAACGGCCACGTCGCGACGATCGAGGCCGCCGGCGGATCGGTGCTGGCCGACACCTGCAACGTCGTCGCGCCGATCGAGGCGATGGACTACGCAGTCACGGCGACCGACTCCGCGAAGGCCGCGAACTACCTGCCCGGATTCTGCGAGCAGACCGTCGTGTTCGACGATCGTGCCAGCCTCATCGAGGGGGTGCTCGCGTGA
- a CDS encoding aconitase X swivel domain-containing protein has product MSDSDGATDATDAESADERDPADWSVADGTAITEGTATGEVLRSDEPISFYGAVDLDTGEFIEEGHDLEGSCIDDKVLVFPRGKGSTVGSYVLYGVAQNGVGPAAIVLEETETIVATGAILGEIPCVDGLEIPLDSLADGERVTVDADAGELRRVDAAADADSVADSDASDR; this is encoded by the coding sequence GTGAGCGATTCCGACGGGGCGACGGACGCCACCGATGCCGAGAGCGCCGACGAGAGGGACCCCGCGGACTGGTCGGTCGCGGACGGCACCGCGATCACCGAGGGGACCGCGACGGGTGAGGTCCTCCGCTCGGACGAACCGATCAGCTTCTACGGCGCGGTCGATCTCGATACGGGCGAATTCATCGAGGAGGGCCACGACCTCGAAGGGTCGTGTATCGACGACAAGGTCCTCGTCTTCCCACGTGGGAAAGGATCGACGGTCGGATCGTACGTCCTGTATGGCGTCGCCCAGAACGGCGTCGGCCCGGCGGCGATCGTCCTCGAGGAGACCGAGACGATCGTCGCGACGGGGGCGATCCTCGGGGAGATCCCCTGCGTGGACGGGCTCGAAATCCCGCTGGACTCGCTCGCCGATGGCGAGCGAGTCACCGTCGACGCCGACGCGGGCGAACTGCGTCGCGTGGACGCCGCGGCGGACGCTGATTCAGTTGCGGACAGCGACGCGAGCGATCGATGA
- a CDS encoding UbiX family flavin prenyltransferase has translation MTRIVLGISGASGIPLAVRTAESIAAHAELIVVVTDAAESVMAHEGPGREETMAHLDQLATAVYHDDEITASVASGSVDARGMAIVPASMHTVAAVADGHADGLLTRAADVCLKEDRPLVVVPRETPMSEIHLGNLERLAGVGASVVPPVLGFYYEPDGIDDVLDHLAGKVLDRFDIEHSLGETWSGDGRL, from the coding sequence ATGACACGGATCGTGCTCGGAATTTCCGGGGCGTCGGGGATCCCGCTGGCGGTCCGCACGGCCGAGTCGATCGCCGCCCACGCCGAGTTGATCGTCGTCGTCACCGACGCCGCCGAGTCGGTGATGGCCCACGAGGGCCCGGGCCGGGAGGAAACGATGGCCCACCTCGACCAACTCGCGACCGCGGTGTATCACGACGACGAGATCACTGCGTCGGTCGCCTCCGGGTCGGTCGACGCGCGCGGCATGGCGATCGTGCCCGCGTCGATGCACACCGTCGCGGCGGTCGCCGACGGGCACGCCGACGGCCTGCTGACCCGCGCCGCCGACGTCTGCCTGAAAGAGGACCGCCCGCTCGTGGTCGTGCCCCGCGAGACGCCGATGAGCGAGATTCACCTGGGGAACTTGGAGCGTCTGGCCGGGGTCGGGGCCAGTGTCGTCCCGCCCGTGCTCGGATTTTACTACGAACCCGATGGGATCGACGACGTGCTCGATCATCTGGCGGGCAAGGTTCTCGATCGGTTCGACATCGAGCATTCGCTCGGTGAGACGTGGTCTGGCGACGGGCGACTGTAG